The following proteins come from a genomic window of Montipora capricornis isolate CH-2021 chromosome 9, ASM3666992v2, whole genome shotgun sequence:
- the LOC138016229 gene encoding uncharacterized protein, which translates to MGIPCHVLRAILFLFSGVQFSKASTIYISPNGNDSAPNCGDRRSNPCHSLDFVFSHRLKTGANSTQISAARGKYTLKYGHILERVTNFGIAGNDDVEITCETNASLSFILSDNIFLDGIKFKYCGGWRTSAVNAIKPYSGLDGVKFKAALDFRYCRNLRISNVEVSSSPGLGLNGYDVGGVVNFTNCVFVDNTAKNSLKNETKKLISQGSQTERKEYVFSGGGIYLALDPYGYNTVNVTPKQHDSYQHNNTFIFQNCSFIRNEAIWLNASNPSDFVDTPELPFSRGGGLAIYLRSNASGCTISIISCVFSGNRAQWGGGLQVEMIHKPENNHLKMKDTRFENNEGVLAGGGARMGNLVKGIQDRLNTFTADNCSFVNNTAIWGGGTSLYGSTIPGRCTNNAEVSQFFFNECQWKDNTGTVGSANGAFILNKNEDQIGPEVPYHISIKSCTFEGNYVRRIKDFVSIGEGAFYSVEVPLALHGNVTFINNTRTALALDGATMEIYDQLYFMNNTGFKGGGMAMYGRSRIIFKEDSLLLFEGNQCRAQGGALYIDAPGPPLISFNATGMNIHICFFEYTNETLDFDDWKTKVIFKNNKAPFSFAGNSVYATTLQNCRRAGEPRQNNSVLRWKFVEFKKDDGNLSSIENEVSTDPVDMQYDSEDWVVAPSERFDAKLRLVDELGGSVHGAVNVKIVPSDPFSPPIVLATPSSTFLTNGSISSLRLSGKPGESFSVEINYLGRQILTETIPDRTLKSCNPGFTLNSKGKRCLCMDSSDGGVSSCKSDGKTFYLKRNYWGGTIRGKFFTHFCPIGYCKADVYASEKMYNSSDICNDGRDQKSILCGDCKANTSVVFGAEVCSSKCSNWYLLLLLLYGLILLAVVLGIMLIDLDFFTSYLNAWLYSYQVMNVLTPDGFKFDPFIEFIIGLANFQLKVGSGGICFAKGLDDADKLAILYVLPTYVLVLVVLLAKSVGWFPNWCFSRRVKAAPFRALCTIVVLCYTDITRISLRILHPVSFGSQYVMYAKGSIHFFGGKHIAYGILASLFILCFVIPFPLILAFRPCLIKGLRPILNLNRWKPIFDALQSCFKDEYRWCAAFYFFCRLVLLAIATFMDSGPLKRALLESSCVLILLTIAYLRPYKEAKDVKEDEESYDWINRSDVVLLATLTLIAVFSSPVESYWDDSTWLGFYIFVDVLAYIPLLVCAMVAVRSVRKYRREAKRDKENSVSELSISDVSDSATGIIN; encoded by the coding sequence ATGGGGATTCCATGCCATGTTCTCCGAGCAATTTTATTCCTATTTTCCGGTGTTCAGTTTTCGAAAGCTTCGACTATTTACATTTCACCGAATGGCAATGATTCGGCCCCGAATTGTGGAGACAGGAGAAGCAACCCGTGTCACTCTCTTGATTTTGTGTTTTCCCATAGGCTCAAAACAGGAGCAAATTCGACACAGATATCAGCAGCAAGAGGAAAGTACACACTAAAATACGGCCACATTCTTGAACGAGTGACGAACTTCGGAATAGCTGGTAACGACGATGTAGAAATCACATGTGAGACAAACGCAAGTCTGTCCTTCATCCTCAGCGATAACATATTCCTAGACGGAATTAAGTTCAAATATTGTGGTGGATGGCGAACGAGCGCAGTCAACGCTATAAAGCCTTACAGTGGATTGGATGGAGTTAAATTCAAAGCAGCTCTAGATTTTCGATACTGCCGgaatttaagaatttcaaatgTGGAAGTTTCGTCGTCTCCAGGGCTCGGATTAAACGGTTACGATGTTGGAGGAGTTGTAAATTTTACCAACTGCGTGTTTGTTGACAATACTGCTAAAAACAGCCTGAAGAATGAAACTAAAAAATTGATCTCTCAAGGGTCGCAAACCGAGCGAAAAGAATACGTCTTTTCCGGAGGTGGTATTTATTTGGCCTTAGACCCTTACGGTTATAACACTGTGAATGTCACACCAAAACAACACGACTCGTATCAGCACAATAACACGTTTATCTTCCAGAACtgcagttttatcagaaatgaAGCCATTTGGTTGAACGCAAGCAACCCAAGTGACTTTGTTGATACACCGGAGTTACCGTTCAGTCGTGGTGGCGGCTTGGCAATTTATCTTAGATCCAATGCGAGTGGATGCACGATCTCAATAATATCTTGTGTTTTTAGCGGTAACCGCGCGCAGTGGGGAGGAGGGCTACAGGTTGAAATGATCCATAAACCGGAAAATAATCATCTTAAAATGAAAGATACCAGGTTTGAAAACAACGAGGGTGTTCTAGCCGGTGGAGGCGCTCGAATGGGCAACCTAGTGAAGGGCATCCAAGATCGCCTTAATACCTTCACAGCTGACAACTGCTCGTTCGTGAATAATACGGCCATTTGGGGCGGTGGTACGTCACTGTACGGTTCGACAATACCTGGAAGGTGTACCAACAATGCGGAAGTCTCCCAGTTCTTCTTTAACGAGTGCCAATGGAAAGATAACACTGGAACTGTAGGCTCAGCAAATGGCGCATTTATCCTGAACAAGAACGAAGATCAAATCGGACCTGAAGTTCCTTATCACATAAGTATTAAAAGCTGCACCTTTGAGGGAAATTACGTCAGGCGAATAAAAGACTTTGTTTCAATTGGAGAAGGAGCATTTTACAGCGTCGAAGTGCCTCTTGCTCTTCACGGAAATGTTACCTTCATAAATAACACAAGAACCGCCCTCGCTTTGGACGGGGCGACAATGGAAATTTATGATCAATTATATTTTATGAACAACACAGGATTCAAAGGAGGTGGGATGGCAATGTATGGTCGCTCGCGAATTATATTTAAGGAAGATTCGCTGTTACTCTTTGAAGGCAACCAATGCCGCGCGCAGGGAGGAGCATTGTATATCGACGCCCCTGGACCTCCTCTGATTAGTTTCAATGCAACTGGCATGAACATTCATATCTGTTTCTTTGAGTACACCAATGAAACTCTTGATTTCGACGACTGGAAAACCAAGGtcatcttcaaaaacaacaaagccCCATTTTCTTTCGCTGGAAACTCGGTCTATGCAACAACGTTGCAGAACTGTCGTCGAGCTGGTGAACCTCGACAAAACAATTCCGTTCTTCGGTGGAAATTCGTCGAATTTAAAAAGGATGATGGTAACTTGAGCTCCATAGAAAACGAAGTTAGCACGGATCCCGTAGACATGCAGTACGACAGTGAGGACTGGGTAGTCGCACCAAGCGAACGCTTCGATGCCAAATTACGACTGGTTGACGAGCTCGGCGGCTCCGTTCATGGAGCAGTGAACGTCAAAATAGTTCCTTCAGACCCCTTTTCTCCGCCAATCGTGCTTGCCACTCCTTCTTCAACGTTTCTTACTAACGGAAGCATTTCTTCCCTCAGATTATCCGGGAAACCTGGggaaagtttttcagtggaGATCAACTACTTAGGAAGGCAAATATTGACAGAGACAATACCGGATCGTACACTGAAATCTTGCAATCCAGGTTTTACACTGAACTCAAAAGGAAAAAGGTGTCTTTGCATGGATTCTTCAGATGGTGGCGTTTCAAGTTGCAAATCGGACGGAAAGACGTTTTATCTCAAACGTAATTACTGGGGAGGAACCATAAGGGGCAAATTTTTTACTCATTTTTGTCCCATTGGGTATTGTAAAGCAGACGTGTATGCAAGCGAGAAAATGTACAATTCCAGTGACATTTGCAACGACGGTCGAGATCAGAAGAGCATACTCTGCGGTGATTGCAAGGCAAATACGAGTGTGGTGTTCGGAGCTGAAGTTTGCTCCAGCAAATGCTCCAATTGGTACTTACTCCTGTTACTTCTTTATGGATTGATCCTTCTTGCAGTGGTCTTGGGAATTATGCTGATCGATCTTGATTTCTTCACAAGCTACTTAAACGCTTGGTTGTACTCCTACCAGGTCATGAACGTCCTAACTCCTGATGGCTTCAAGTTTGACCCTTTTATTGAGTTCATCATCGGCTTGGCCAACTTTCAGCTGAAAGTTGGATCtggtgggatttgttttgccAAAGGATTGGACGACGCGGACAAGTTGGCGATACTGTACGTACTTCCAACCTATGTCCTGGTTCTAGTTGTTTTGTTAGCGAAGTCTGTTGGTTGGTTTCCCAACTGGTGCTTCAGTAGACGTGTCAAAGCCGCCCCGTTTCGTGCCCTATGCACAATCGTTGTTCTCTGCTACACCGACATCACCCGAATCTCTCTACGAATTCTGCATCCTGTTTCATTTGGATCCCAATATGTGATGTACGCTAAAGGCAGTATTCATTTCTTCGGAGGGAAACACATTGCTTATGGCATCTTGGCGTCCCTGTTTATCCTATGCTTTGTGATCCCCTTTCCATTAATTCTTGCGTTTCGGCCGTGTCTGATTAAAGGTCTCCGCCCCATATTGAATCTTAATCGTTGGAAACCCATTTTTGATGCTCTTCAGAGTTGTTTCAAGGACGAGTATCGATGGTGTGCAGCCTTCTATTTTTTCTGCCGATTGGTTCTTTTGGCCATTGCCACATTCATGGATTCCGGTCCACTCAAGAGGGCGCTCTTGGAAAGTTCCTGTGTCTTGATTCTCCTTACTATCGCATACTTGCGGCCCTACAAGGAAGCCAAGGATGTCAAAGAAGATGAGGAGAGCTACGACTGGATCAACAGGTCAGATGTTGTGTTGTTGGCTACGCTAACGTTGATTGCCGTTTTCAGTTCTCCTGTCGAGAGTTACTGGGACGACTCTACCTGGTTGGGCTTCTATATTTTTGTTGATGTTCTGGCATACATCCCCTTGTTAGTCTGTGCCATGGTAGCTGTCAGAAGTGTCAGGAAATATCGCCGTGAAGCCAAGAGAGATAAAGAAAATAGTGTGTCAGAACTTTCTATTTCCGATGTTAGTGATTCTGCGACTGGTATAATTAATTAA
- the LOC138016747 gene encoding uncharacterized protein: MYVLFLSLQIMLSSNSWKGFPQFSSINVYEVLIVMLTSRADSTTKAYVRVNRKFLDWSKSRQFNMQLPFPLSVVSLYLFELQQSSASSSSVILAHAALKWLHSFVPSLDRNPLDSEFCRNVIESAKRQKSAQPVMKKKPISTEIIRRILDIHNKKDANLKNLRIAALCSLDFAGFFRQDELCNIVPEHIEFHSDYIRMFVPRSKTDVYREGNFVYISASGSKYCPVGVLQRYLDLSGIDLNSPLPLFRPLVFHRSTSSYTLRSGKISYTTCRDILRDTLSQLGYNPNYYGLHSLRSGGITATVRHSRNSIPERLLKIHGRWKSDSVKDMYVEESLENRLHVTKYLGL, encoded by the coding sequence atgtatgttttgttcttgtctttacAGATTATGCTATCAAGTAATTCTTGGAAAGGCTTTCCACAGTTTTCTTCAATCAACGTTTATGAAGTGCTAATTGTTATGTTGACGTCCAGGGCGGATTCGACCACTAAAGCTTACGTTCGTGTTAACAGAAAGTTCTTGGACTGGTCTAAAAGTAGACAGTTCAACATGCAGTTACCTTTTCCTCTTAGTGTTGTTTCTCTATATTTGTTTGAACTTCAGCAGTCTTCCGCTTCTAGTTCCTCAGTAATTTTAGCCCATGCGGCCCTTAAAtggttacattcttttgtccctAGTTTGGATCGTAATCCTTTAGATAGtgaattttgcagaaatgtcaTCGAATCTGCTAAACGCCAGAAGTCCGCACAGCCAGTTATGAAAAAGAAGCCTATTTCCACGGAAATTATAAGGCGtattttagatattcataaTAAGAAAGATGCTAATTTAAAGAATCTCCGTATTGCTGCGTTGTGCTCTTTAGACTTTGCAGGGTTTTTTCGTCAGGACGAATTATGCAATATCGTTCCGGAGCATATCGAATTTCACAGCGATTATATAAGAATGTTTGTGCCTCGTAGTAAGACGGATGTTTATAGGGAAGGGAATTTCGTCTATATTAGTGCATCTGGATCTAAGTACTGTCCTGTTGGTGTTTTACAACGTTATTTAGATTTATCTGGTATTGACTTAAATAGCCCTCTCCCTTTATTTAGACCACTTGTTTTTCACCGTAGTACTTCTAGCTATACCCTGAGGAGCGGAAAGATTTCTTATACTACCTGTAGAGATATCTTAAGGGATACCTTAAGTCAGCTGGGCTACAACCCCAATTATTATGGTCTTCATAGTTTAAGATCCGGTGGCATTACAGCTACCGTACGCCATAGTAGGAATTCTATTCCAGAAAGACTTCTTAAAATTCATGGTAGGTGGAAATCTGATTCTGTCAAGGATATGTATGTtgaagaaagccttgaaaacaGGTTGCATGTAACTAAGTATTTAGGTTTGTAA